The Prosthecobacter fusiformis sequence ACTACAACCCTTGGTTCTCCGAAGACGAAAAAGACGAGGACGACGAATACCAAAAACCCCGCGTCACCCCTTCCGCCCCGCCTCCTGAGATCGAGAAAGCTTCAAAAACCGTCTCCATGACGGATACCCTTGATGAACCTGTGGACGAGGGTGAAGACCAAAGCTCCGTCATGCCTGACGAAGACGAAACGGAACCTCCATCACCATCTGCTGAAGACAAACCGATCTCGGAAAAATCCACAGAAGAACTCGCCCGTGAGGATGAGTCCCGAAGCGGCAATCCCCCAGTCTAAAGTCACCTCATAGCTGAGGCTATCATCAGGTTGGCCGTCTATCTTTAGACGGCCAACTTCAGTGACTGCGGCTCAGGCTTACCGTGGTTTCCTCCACAGTCTTGGCAGCAGCTTCAACTTAATATATGGCTCCATTTAACGGAAAAGCACTTTCGTGTCTTCATGCAGATGCTAAAGTATGATACTAAAACCAACTTTAGAGAAAGTATGGTAACTGTTGTTTTGGCTGTAAAACTAACTATTCAAAGGTTGGTATTTCCCTCTTACAAATTACTTACTTAACCGTCTGCGCCACCTGAATAGGAAAGAGAGTATCAGAAGATAATGCGACTGAGCTTATTTTCTGATTACTCACTGAGGGTGCTACTTTTTGGAGCGGTAAAAGGTGGCCCCTTTCCTCTCCATGAAGTCGCCGCCGCGTACAACATATCGCGCCATCATCTGGTGAAAGTGGTCAATAATCTCACAAAACAAGGTTACCTCGCAACCCGCCGTGGTCGTGGCGGCGGCATTGTATTAGCCATGAAGCCGGAGGAAATCCAAATTGGCAGACTGGTGCGTGGGACAGAAACATCCTCCCCCCTGGTGGAGTGCTTTGATCTGAAGACCAACACCTGCCCCATTCATTCCTGCTGCGGCCTCAAATCAGCCATGGCACAGGCTATAGGGGCCTTTTATGGCACCTTGGATCGCTACACTCTTCAGGACATGCTGGGGGCGCAGAGGATAGACACTCTGAAAGAGATTCTTCTTGCCCCCACCAAGCGCGTCACCCTTCTACATGCTGACGAAGATGTGGCTGACTATGATAAAACATCGCCAATCACTGACCCCTTGTCACCGATGGTGAATGGACGGTTGCTAGGGGACATGACGATCTGATTCACATCCATGCCCATGGCGTGGCCTACAGTGCTGTGGAAATCCTGGATGGTCACCTGTTTGTCGATGGGGGCATTGCCTTCTTTGTCACTTGCCCCGTAGATAGTGCCACCTTTCGCTGGGCCACCTGCTAGCAAAGTACTGAAGACCTTGGGATGATGGTCCCTGCCATTGCGGCTATTGATCTTCGGTGTGCGTCCAAATTCGGAACAAAGCACCACCATCGTCGTCTCCAGCAGGCCACGTGATTGAAGGTCACTGAGCAAGGCAGAGAGCCCAGTATCCAGCAGGCTGCCATTGTCCTCCATGGCATCGGCAATGTCATTGTGCATGTCCCAGCCACCATGCGCTACTTCGACAAAACGCACCCCGCGCTCCACCAACCGACGGGCCAGCATGCAACCCTGGCCAAACTTGTTCATACCATATTTTTCACGAGCTTCCGCATTTTCTTCGGTCAGACGAAAAGCATTCAGATCATCGGTGCTCAAGAGCTTCAGCGTATCATCATAAAAGTCGGTATAGGCTTTCAGATTGGTATCCTGAAACTTGCTTCGGAATCCAGCATCCACCTTGTTCAAAAGGGCCAGCCGCTTATCGATCACCTCTTTCGGTGCACCGAATTCAGCATATTGAAGCCCCGCAGACGGATCGTGAATCGGCAGCGGGCTATAGGCAGCAGAGAAAAAGCCATTTCCAGCTTCGGGAGCACGGCCCACACAGACAGTCGAAGGCAAAGACTGGCTGCTTTTACCGAGCAACTCCTGAGCCCACGCCCCCAGGACTGGATGTTTAATGGTGCCACGCTGCTCATACCCTGTGCGCATCAGATACTGGCCGGAGGCATGCACCCCTGTTTTTGAAGTCATGCTGCGAATGATGGCCAGCTTTTCAGAGTGGTCCTTGGCCAGCGTGGGCAGGAAGCCACCGAGCTGATAGCCTGCCTTCGTCGCGATGGGATCACCAGGTCCTTTGGAATCTCCCGTCTTGGGATCCAAAGTGTCAATGTGTGACATCCCGCCGATCATCTGAAGCCAGATGACGTTCTTGGCCTTTCCGAATCCAGGCAGCGATTTTGGATCAGCCGCCGCCTGGCCTTTCAGCACATGCGGTAGCAGTGTTACACCCAGTGTGGCCTTCGCAACATGCTCGGCAAATTGGCGGCGGGAAAGGCAATCGAGAGAACGAAGAGAAGTGTTCATGGTAATATGAGGCTGGGGCTGATTACTGAACAAAAACGAATTCACGGGCATTGAAGAGGACCCAGCAAAGATCGGCTGAACTAAGGCCAGCATCGAAGGCTTGGCTGGCCTCGGTCATTTCTTCCGGTGTGGGCTTGCGGGAGAAAAAGCTATAGTAAAGTGACTCCACTTTTTTCGCCGTTTCCGCTTCTCCCATGGCTGTCGCCAGCACCAGGGATTGAGGATTTTGGAGTACACTCTGCGCTTCTCCATTCATCAGCATGAGGACTTGGGGAATGCTGCTTTCATAAGTGTTGCTATCCGCGATCTGCCGGTCGCTTTGGCCGAACATGCGGAGGAAGTGACCATCCCGCTCAGGCTGGCGGAGTTCGGAAGCACGGGCCAGGGCCAGACCTTCCATCATTTTCGGGCGGGTAAAGCCCTCTTCATCAGCATCGGTTTCAGTCTGCATCATCTGTGCCCGCCGATTTTTCTTTTTCGCATTCGGTCTTTTTTCATTGCCTCCCCCCAGAGGGCCATCAGCCATTCGGCGCATCCCCTGCATTTCTCCCAGTTTTTCAACAATCTGCGCAGGAGTGACTTCGGACACATTAAAGGCCATGACCGCCTTGTAAGGCTCCGCACGCTTCAGCTTAAAGTTATCTACTTTGTCACCGATCGCCAACGTCACGCAAGAATCCCAGGCCTGCTCCGCAGTCATGCGGCGCAGGATCGGACCAGGGAAATAATAGGGCTCACCCAGAGCCAGTTCGCGAGTCACCGCTTCCCGCTGGTAAGTCTGAGTATTGCAGAGCAGGCGCATGAATGCGCGAATGTCGAACTTAAGGCGCACCATTTCACGGCCGAGATGCTGGAGAAGCAACGGATTGCTGGAGGCGCTAGGATCATCCAGATCCGTGATAGGCTCTTTAAGACCGACACCGAAGACCTGCTTCCACAAACGGTTGGCGATGGTCATGGCGAAGCGAGGATTATCCGGACTGGTCATCCAGGTGGCAAAAACATCCCTGAGTTGGCTGTCATCCTCAGCTTTCTTCATGGCCAGTTCCGCATCTTGATAGCAGCGCAGTCGGCGGTCATCCTTGCTCCAGGTGACAAGACTGGGCTTTACCGCATCCCCAGGCTTGCCGTCCTTGTATTTGTAGTCATC is a genomic window containing:
- a CDS encoding RrF2 family transcriptional regulator, with the protein product MRLSLFSDYSLRVLLFGAVKGGPFPLHEVAAAYNISRHHLVKVVNNLTKQGYLATRRGRGGGIVLAMKPEEIQIGRLVRGTETSSPLVECFDLKTNTCPIHSCCGLKSAMAQAIGAFYGTLDRYTLQDMLGAQRIDTLKEILLAPTKRVTLLHADEDVADYDKTSPITDPLSPMVNGRLLGDMTI
- a CDS encoding DUF1501 domain-containing protein, encoding MNTSLRSLDCLSRRQFAEHVAKATLGVTLLPHVLKGQAAADPKSLPGFGKAKNVIWLQMIGGMSHIDTLDPKTGDSKGPGDPIATKAGYQLGGFLPTLAKDHSEKLAIIRSMTSKTGVHASGQYLMRTGYEQRGTIKHPVLGAWAQELLGKSSQSLPSTVCVGRAPEAGNGFFSAAYSPLPIHDPSAGLQYAEFGAPKEVIDKRLALLNKVDAGFRSKFQDTNLKAYTDFYDDTLKLLSTDDLNAFRLTEENAEAREKYGMNKFGQGCMLARRLVERGVRFVEVAHGGWDMHNDIADAMEDNGSLLDTGLSALLSDLQSRGLLETTMVVLCSEFGRTPKINSRNGRDHHPKVFSTLLAGGPAKGGTIYGASDKEGNAPIDKQVTIQDFHSTVGHAMGMDVNQIVMSPSNRPFTIGDKGSVIGDVLS
- a CDS encoding DUF1549 domain-containing protein — encoded protein: MKARSIALCVFFPALLVTAQTAAPDGNSNFRVWQDDQGRKVEATFRGLEDGKVYLQTRDGRMFDFPLANLTPADQQAAATLKPEGLGIQKNTGLAQSAAIIDKGVLMGLQKAGQQPNALASDEQFVRRVYLDLAGRIPTREETLAFLADTSASKRANVIDTLVNGDGFSSHMFNYFSDMLRVADDAQKAKFFTYQEWLKEQITANRPWNEIVREMLVADGKLLDNGAAGYLLRDRGMRLDNLSLTLSTFLGANVSCAQCHDHPFADWTQRQFYEMAAFFGASDTYNRELPRGMMRDLRDELTQQQYQQARRLFDVNSLAIKDGAEGDVTLPDDYKYKDGKPGDAVKPSLVTWSKDDRRLRCYQDAELAMKKAEDDSQLRDVFATWMTSPDNPRFAMTIANRLWKQVFGVGLKEPITDLDDPSASSNPLLLQHLGREMVRLKFDIRAFMRLLCNTQTYQREAVTRELALGEPYYFPGPILRRMTAEQAWDSCVTLAIGDKVDNFKLKRAEPYKAVMAFNVSEVTPAQIVEKLGEMQGMRRMADGPLGGGNEKRPNAKKKNRRAQMMQTETDADEEGFTRPKMMEGLALARASELRQPERDGHFLRMFGQSDRQIADSNTYESSIPQVLMLMNGEAQSVLQNPQSLVLATAMGEAETAKKVESLYYSFFSRKPTPEEMTEASQAFDAGLSSADLCWVLFNAREFVFVQ